The Temnothorax longispinosus isolate EJ_2023e chromosome 4, Tlon_JGU_v1, whole genome shotgun sequence genome has a window encoding:
- the LOC139811939 gene encoding dynein beta chain, ciliary-like, producing the protein MADKKDEEKKEEDDRIEFLYKYLVLSRKIKLDKWVKMLTNEEYKETVMKFFDTPSEMILIIQLNPAGVLVPFLEIPPTGWVKASYFIKKDPVEITKENYRNVIIPGDMASKPIEELSVLVEEAYVPILSNPKNHKGWPRVIGEDMKKHVYDLRNMICQVKGKMMGQTLLPMPMGIEQIFEAEWKAQQSGGFEVDLPLKSNIETIVTKWCSQIGDTLNEESPRNDKQLLPKAEIDFWSQRLVNVESIHSQMRDLRVKKMASILELTKSPCSPRFKALLKDVIAG; encoded by the exons ATGGCTGATAAGAAAGATgaggagaagaaggaggaggatgATCGTATTGAATTTCTCTATAAATATTTGGTGctttcgagaaaaattaaactcgaCAAATGGGTAAAGATGTTAACAAACGAGGAATACAAG GAGACGGTTATGAAATTCTTCGATACACCGTCGGAGATGATTCTGATAATACAACTAAATCCGGCTGGTGTGTTAGTGCCGTTTCTCGAGATACCACCGACAGGTTGGGTTAAGGCatcgtattttataaaaaaagaccCTGTCGAGATcacgaaagaaaattatagGAATGTCATTATACCCGGTGATATGGCTTCGAAACCTATCGAGGAACTATCCGTCTTGGTTGAGGAG GCTTATGTACCGATATTATCGAATCCGAAGAACCACAAGGGTTGGCCACGCGTTATCGGCGAGGACATGAAAAAGCACGTTTACGATCTTCGCAATATGATATGCCAG GTCAAAGGTAAGATGATGGGACAAACTTTACTACCGATGCCAATGGGCATCGAACAGATATTCGAGGCGGAATGGAAAGCGCAGCAGAGTGGCGGGTTCGAGGTCGATCTTCCTTTAAAAAGCAATATAGAAACCATCGTAACGAAATGGTGCTCGCAAATCGGTGATACGCTAAACGAAGAAAGCCCAAGAAATGATAAGCAGTTGCTACCAAAAGCAG AAATTGATTTTTGGAGTCAACGACTTGTAAACGTTGAATCTATTCACAGTCAAATGAGGGACCTACGAGTGAAAAAGATGGCATCTATTCTAGAATTAACCAAGAGCCCTTGCTCACCGCGTTTCAAGGCTCTGTTGAAGGACGTTATCGCTGGTTAG